The Pirellulimonas nuda genome includes a region encoding these proteins:
- a CDS encoding amidohydrolase: MQWTLLLVLLIPASPLFAKDSPKINAAIETELPAIVSLYQKLHAAPELSYQEENTAATMAAELRQAGFEVTTDVGGHGVVGVLKNGEGPTLMLRCDTDALPIVEETGVPYASTVKTEDRRGAIVGVMHACGHDIHMANAVGVARCLSKNQARWSGTLVVICQPAEERGAGAKAMLDDGLFVRFPRPDYAVALHVAPDMAAGTVSTMPGYQQANVDSVDITIKGRGGHGAYPETTVDPIVTAAKLVLDLQTIVSREIRPIDPAVVTVGSIHGGTKHNVIGDDCKLQLTVRSYSPQVRKQLHDAIRRKAAAAAASAGAPEPVVDISEGTPSMYNDPELTERVLAAMRGALGEDNVSIAEPSMGGEDFSRYGLAGTPICMFKLGTLPQQRLDAFAKAGETPPSLHSSKYYPDPEPSLRCGIRAMTATALDLLGKDE; this comes from the coding sequence ATGCAATGGACTTTACTTCTTGTCTTGTTGATCCCTGCCTCGCCGCTGTTCGCGAAGGACAGTCCTAAGATCAATGCGGCGATCGAGACCGAGCTGCCGGCGATCGTCTCGCTCTACCAAAAACTCCACGCGGCCCCAGAGCTCTCCTACCAGGAAGAAAACACCGCCGCGACGATGGCGGCCGAGCTCCGTCAGGCGGGGTTCGAGGTTACAACCGACGTCGGCGGCCACGGCGTGGTTGGCGTGTTGAAGAACGGCGAAGGCCCCACCCTGATGCTCCGTTGTGACACGGACGCGCTCCCGATCGTCGAAGAAACCGGCGTGCCCTACGCCTCTACGGTCAAGACCGAGGACCGCCGCGGGGCGATCGTCGGCGTGATGCACGCGTGCGGCCACGACATCCACATGGCCAACGCCGTAGGCGTCGCCCGCTGCCTATCCAAGAACCAAGCCCGGTGGTCCGGAACGCTGGTGGTCATCTGCCAGCCGGCCGAGGAACGCGGCGCCGGCGCCAAAGCGATGCTCGACGACGGCCTGTTCGTCCGCTTCCCCCGGCCCGACTACGCGGTGGCCCTGCACGTGGCGCCCGACATGGCGGCGGGAACGGTCTCGACGATGCCCGGCTACCAGCAGGCCAACGTCGACAGCGTCGACATCACCATCAAGGGACGGGGCGGTCACGGCGCTTACCCGGAGACCACCGTCGACCCAATCGTGACCGCGGCCAAGCTGGTGCTCGACTTGCAGACCATCGTCAGCCGCGAGATCAGGCCGATCGACCCCGCCGTCGTCACGGTCGGGTCGATCCACGGCGGAACCAAGCACAACGTGATCGGCGACGACTGCAAGCTGCAACTCACCGTCCGCAGCTACTCGCCCCAGGTGCGCAAACAGCTTCACGACGCCATCCGCCGCAAGGCGGCCGCCGCCGCGGCCAGCGCCGGCGCGCCCGAGCCGGTCGTCGATATCTCGGAAGGGACCCCCTCGATGTACAACGACCCCGAGCTGACTGAGCGCGTTCTCGCCGCGATGCGCGGCGCGCTTGGCGAAGACAACGTCTCGATCGCCGAGCCCTCGATGGGGGGCGAAGACTTCAGCCGCTACGGGCTAGCCGGAACGCCTATCTGCATGTTCAAGCTCGGCACGCTACCGCAGCAGCGGCTCGACGCCTTCGCCAAGGCGGGCGAAACCCCGCCCTCGCTGCACAGCTCGAAGTACTACCCCGACCCGGAACCGAGCCTGCGGTGCGGCATCCGCGCCATGACGGCGACGGCGTTGGACCTGCTTGGGAAGGACGAATAG
- a CDS encoding ABC transporter permease: protein MPERSPQEISTPATQAVGPPLQQAAGVSLTTDALRKLRKNRAAMASVAVLVSVVLLAFLTPLLPLTPPDRLNTDLKFAEPTLEDAWRPTFNYKPDAMAQSYELAAKARAREVEKRAAYRELKGSAASEEEAAALMRAYQQASNAAEDRIQRPYSDLGFPKLDPLARLMVRMRYAVFGQQTIGPVCGRDKLGRDLLSRIFWGSRVSLIVGFVATLVSLVIGVSWGAVAGFTGGWVDNLMMRIVDVLYSLPFIFIVIFIITLLSGEEMKQWLDEHGIDRITIFYFVVGAIYWLTMSRVVRGQVLSIKNELYVEAARALGARRPIIILRHVVPNLLSVVIVYLTLTIPQVILFETFLSFLGLGVEPPDVSWGLLANEGIEVISPVKTYWWLIVFPSLAMGATLLALNFLGDGLRDAFDPKLRAG from the coding sequence ATGCCCGAACGATCCCCTCAGGAAATCAGCACACCGGCGACGCAGGCTGTGGGCCCGCCGCTGCAGCAGGCAGCGGGCGTATCGCTCACGACCGACGCGCTGAGAAAGCTCCGCAAGAATCGGGCCGCGATGGCCTCGGTCGCGGTGCTCGTATCGGTAGTGCTGCTTGCGTTCTTGACGCCCCTGCTGCCGCTCACCCCCCCAGACCGACTCAACACGGACCTGAAATTCGCAGAGCCCACGCTCGAGGACGCCTGGCGTCCGACGTTCAACTACAAGCCGGACGCGATGGCCCAGTCGTACGAGCTTGCCGCGAAGGCTCGGGCGAGAGAGGTCGAGAAGCGAGCGGCGTACCGCGAGCTCAAGGGTTCGGCCGCGTCTGAGGAAGAGGCCGCTGCGTTGATGCGCGCCTACCAGCAGGCGAGCAACGCCGCCGAGGACCGTATCCAACGCCCGTATTCTGACCTCGGGTTTCCCAAGCTCGACCCGCTGGCCCGTTTGATGGTGCGGATGCGTTACGCCGTCTTCGGGCAGCAGACCATCGGACCCGTCTGCGGCCGCGACAAGCTGGGCCGCGACCTGCTCTCTCGTATTTTCTGGGGATCGAGGGTGTCGCTGATCGTGGGGTTCGTGGCGACGCTGGTGTCGCTTGTGATCGGCGTATCCTGGGGCGCGGTGGCGGGCTTCACCGGGGGGTGGGTCGACAACCTGATGATGCGGATCGTCGACGTGCTCTACTCGCTGCCGTTTATCTTTATCGTGATCTTCATCATCACGCTGCTCAGCGGCGAAGAGATGAAGCAGTGGCTCGACGAGCACGGCATCGATAGGATCACGATCTTCTACTTCGTCGTGGGGGCTATCTACTGGCTCACCATGAGCCGCGTGGTCCGTGGTCAGGTGCTGTCGATCAAGAACGAGCTGTACGTCGAGGCGGCCCGCGCGTTGGGGGCGCGACGGCCGATCATTATCCTCAGGCACGTCGTGCCTAACCTGCTGAGTGTGGTGATCGTCTACCTGACGCTCACCATCCCGCAGGTGATCCTGTTCGAGACCTTCCTCTCGTTCCTCGGCCTGGGTGTAGAGCCCCCCGACGTTTCGTGGGGGCTGCTAGCGAACGAAGGGATTGAGGTCATCTCGCCCGTTAAGACCTACTGGTGGCTGATCGTTTTCCCCAGCTTGGCGATGGGCGCCACGCTGCTGGCGCTCAACTTCTTGGGAGACGGGCTACGGGACGCGTTCGATCCGAAGCTCCGCGCGGGTTAA
- a CDS encoding ABC transporter permease, translating to MALVLVTVFVLSFLLMHFVPGGAFQSERKLPAAVEANFKRKYNLDKPLPEQAWLQATGYLRGDFGVSMKKDFLISTLIRQGLPVSAALGTLALLFAFSVGLTAGIISAVARGGPIDVGVMTLATIGIALPNFVIAGFAILLFVFTIPLLPAAGWGSLRQLVLPAVCLGAPYAAYVARIARTGMLDALSQDCIRTARAKGLSEPAVVLRHALPTALLPVVSFLGPAVAGVLTGSPVIEKIFAVPGLGWHFVQSALDRDLTVAMGLVLLYTFILYSANLLVDIAYRLLDPRVELS from the coding sequence ATGGCGCTGGTGCTTGTCACGGTGTTTGTGCTGTCGTTCTTGCTGATGCACTTTGTCCCGGGCGGCGCCTTCCAGAGCGAACGCAAGTTGCCGGCCGCGGTCGAAGCGAACTTCAAACGCAAGTACAACCTCGACAAGCCGCTGCCAGAGCAGGCGTGGCTGCAGGCGACGGGCTACCTGCGGGGCGACTTTGGCGTGTCGATGAAGAAGGATTTCTTGATCAGCACGCTGATCCGTCAGGGGCTGCCGGTATCGGCGGCGCTGGGCACGCTGGCGCTGCTGTTTGCTTTCTCCGTGGGGCTGACCGCGGGGATCATCTCGGCGGTGGCGCGGGGCGGGCCGATCGACGTGGGGGTGATGACCCTGGCGACCATCGGCATCGCGCTTCCCAACTTCGTGATCGCCGGTTTCGCGATCTTGCTGTTTGTGTTCACCATCCCGCTGCTGCCGGCCGCGGGGTGGGGATCGTTGCGGCAGTTGGTGTTGCCGGCCGTTTGCTTGGGCGCCCCGTACGCCGCTTACGTGGCGCGGATCGCCCGCACCGGCATGCTTGACGCGCTCTCGCAGGATTGCATCCGCACCGCGCGGGCCAAGGGGCTGTCCGAGCCCGCCGTGGTGCTCCGCCACGCGTTGCCCACGGCGCTCTTGCCGGTGGTGTCGTTCCTCGGCCCCGCGGTCGCAGGCGTGCTCACGGGGTCGCCGGTGATCGAGAAGATCTTCGCGGTCCCCGGGCTTGGCTGGCACTTTGTGCAGTCCGCGCTCGACCGCGACCTGACCGTTGCGATGGGGCTGGTGCTGCTTTACACGTTCATCTTGTATTCCGCGAACCTGCTGGTGGATATCGCCTACCGGTTGCTCGATCCACGGGTGGAGCTCAGCTAG
- a CDS encoding peptide ABC transporter substrate-binding protein, with amino-acid sequence MSFRVLAPLLIVIVLLLAAGAAVRQARLPPADFVFGNETEVQSLDPAVTSGQPEGRIIWSVYECLCNRSAKDQSATPGVAESWDISEDGRTYTWKLRKDARWSNGEPVTAHDFAYSFQRFLDPMTAAKYAQAMWYVKGAERYNQGAAALKVGDRVEVVLPEPPKGALPHARGVVLHGVLTGIERDPEYEGQELSEEDFGKRHGLVIEIDGAERRFRQEGSSMPRDAYELCRQVLLDFAEVGVRVEDDHTLVTELNEPTPYWPELMGFYPMAPVNKTCVETYGWPTWTYPENIVGNGAYNVEFRRIRDRIRLRKSDTYWNKDAVRLEVIDALCVDSLTTAFNMYETGQLDWLTKAPPLITRELLKQEPPRDDLCLATQLGTYFYSINLTRKPFDDVRVRRALMLALNRQQIVETACAGERPARSITPPGLPGYDPPQCPPHDVEEARRLLAEAGFPGGAGFPRIEILYNTEESHRTIAELVRKQWQTALGIEVRTRNEEWGTYLNSTHQLQFDICRRAWIGDYLDPNTFLDMWVTGGGNNETGFSNAEYDRLILEAGQETDAEKRFGLLAEAERILMDQAPILPIYYYNSRNLVRPYVRGFYNNLQDSHPLQDIWIDREAQGPNEYMRGCVK; translated from the coding sequence ATGTCGTTTCGCGTTCTGGCGCCGCTGCTGATCGTGATTGTACTGCTATTGGCCGCCGGAGCGGCCGTCCGCCAGGCCCGTTTGCCGCCGGCCGACTTCGTTTTCGGGAACGAGACCGAAGTCCAATCGCTCGATCCGGCGGTGACCTCGGGGCAGCCCGAGGGGCGGATCATCTGGTCGGTGTACGAGTGCCTCTGCAACCGGAGCGCCAAAGATCAATCGGCCACCCCTGGGGTCGCCGAGTCTTGGGATATCTCCGAAGACGGCCGCACCTACACCTGGAAGCTACGCAAGGACGCCCGTTGGTCGAACGGCGAACCTGTTACGGCCCACGATTTCGCGTACTCCTTCCAGCGGTTCCTCGACCCGATGACTGCGGCGAAATACGCCCAGGCAATGTGGTACGTGAAGGGCGCCGAGCGGTACAACCAAGGCGCCGCGGCGCTCAAGGTGGGCGACCGTGTGGAGGTAGTGCTGCCCGAGCCCCCCAAGGGCGCCCTGCCGCACGCGCGAGGCGTCGTGCTTCACGGGGTGCTGACCGGGATCGAGCGCGACCCGGAGTACGAGGGCCAAGAGCTGTCCGAAGAGGACTTCGGCAAGCGTCACGGGTTGGTTATCGAGATCGACGGCGCCGAACGGCGATTTCGGCAAGAGGGGAGCTCCATGCCCCGCGACGCGTACGAACTTTGCAGGCAGGTGCTGCTCGATTTTGCCGAGGTAGGCGTGCGGGTCGAGGACGATCACACGCTTGTCACGGAGCTAAACGAACCTACGCCCTATTGGCCAGAGCTGATGGGATTCTACCCCATGGCCCCGGTTAACAAGACGTGCGTAGAGACCTATGGTTGGCCCACCTGGACCTACCCAGAGAACATCGTCGGCAACGGCGCCTACAACGTCGAGTTCCGCCGCATCCGCGACCGCATCCGATTGCGCAAGAGCGACACTTACTGGAACAAAGATGCCGTGCGGCTCGAAGTGATCGACGCTCTCTGCGTCGACTCCCTCACGACCGCATTTAATATGTACGAAACCGGCCAGCTGGACTGGCTCACCAAGGCGCCGCCTTTGATCACGAGAGAGCTGCTCAAGCAGGAGCCGCCGCGGGACGACCTCTGTCTCGCGACGCAGCTGGGCACGTACTTCTACTCGATCAATCTGACCCGCAAGCCGTTCGACGATGTTCGGGTGCGGCGTGCCCTAATGCTTGCGCTGAACCGACAGCAAATCGTAGAGACGGCCTGCGCCGGCGAACGCCCGGCCCGCAGCATCACGCCCCCCGGGCTGCCCGGCTACGACCCGCCGCAGTGCCCGCCGCACGACGTCGAGGAGGCCCGCCGGCTGCTGGCAGAGGCGGGCTTTCCGGGCGGGGCTGGCTTCCCTCGGATTGAGATCCTCTACAACACCGAAGAGTCGCACCGCACCATTGCGGAGCTGGTTCGTAAGCAATGGCAAACCGCGCTCGGCATCGAGGTCCGCACGCGCAACGAAGAGTGGGGCACCTACCTCAATAGCACCCACCAGTTGCAGTTCGACATCTGCCGTCGGGCGTGGATCGGCGACTATCTCGACCCCAATACGTTCCTGGATATGTGGGTCACCGGCGGCGGCAACAACGAAACCGGGTTCTCCAACGCCGAATACGATCGGCTGATCCTCGAAGCGGGCCAAGAGACCGACGCCGAAAAGCGTTTTGGGTTGCTGGCGGAAGCAGAACGCATCCTGATGGATCAGGCGCCGATCTTGCCGATCTACTACTACAACTCACGGAACCTTGTGCGGCCGTACGTCCGCGGCTTCTACAATAACCTGCAGGATAGCCACCCGCTGCAAGACATCTGGATCGACCGAGAGGCCCAGGGCCCGAACGAGTACATGCGGGGTTGCGTCAAGTGA
- a CDS encoding TrmH family RNA methyltransferase gives MPFEHLRHQPFRTLQSPRELVLACAPLRSGVNLSRIARAAGCCGVTKIVAAGRAKLDPEIARDAANTIELRVCRTLPPALKQLKSEGFRLVGLEQTTDSTDLHHYRFERRTALVIGNERNGLEPEALELLDDVVEIPVWGLPYSYNVATATSMALYEYCKQFPDG, from the coding sequence ATGCCGTTCGAGCACCTACGACACCAGCCCTTCCGAACGCTGCAGTCCCCGCGGGAGCTGGTGCTGGCCTGTGCGCCGCTGCGTTCCGGGGTCAATCTATCGCGAATCGCCCGCGCCGCCGGGTGTTGTGGAGTAACGAAGATCGTCGCGGCGGGGCGGGCGAAGCTGGACCCCGAAATCGCCCGCGACGCGGCTAACACCATCGAGTTGCGGGTTTGCCGCACGTTGCCCCCGGCGCTCAAGCAGCTCAAGAGCGAAGGCTTCCGCCTGGTAGGGCTGGAGCAAACGACCGACAGCACCGACCTGCACCACTACCGCTTCGAACGCCGGACCGCGCTCGTGATCGGCAACGAGCGAAACGGGCTCGAGCCCGAGGCCCTGGAGCTGCTGGACGACGTGGTCGAGATCCCCGTCTGGGGCCTCCCCTACAGCTACAACGTCGCGACAGCGACTTCGATGGCGCTGTACGAGTACTGCAAACAGTTCCCAGATGGGTAG
- the mtaB gene encoding tRNA (N(6)-L-threonylcarbamoyladenosine(37)-C(2))-methylthiotransferase MtaB, with product MKLKTHTLGCKVNQYETQYVREGLASIGYADAEAGEAADLCVVNTCTVTAEGDSKSRQVIRRMARENPGAKIVVMGCYATRAPDEVARLPGVTEVVTDKRELPDLLGRFGVTDTPTGISGFGGRHRAYIKVQDGCLLRCSFCIIPHVRPQLASRPLEEIVAEAARLVDHGYREVVLTGIHLGHYGVELNRSRPKGEWTRLSHLVQRLAELPGDFRVRLSSIEATEVTRELIDVMERFPARVAPHLHISMQSGSDGVLRRMRRRWGPQRFVDRCGLLESRLDRPAITTDVIVGFPGETEAEFQETIDVCREVGFSKIHVFPFSARRGTPAADMPGQLSKQEKQARVHALSEVERELRDAYFDKLRGMPLRVLLETQVEGGVVGTSCRYAPVRSEVDASRIGKFLDVTAGGSRDGIVQSSCDRPIPQAI from the coding sequence ATGAAGCTCAAGACGCACACGCTTGGTTGCAAGGTCAACCAGTACGAGACGCAGTACGTACGCGAAGGGCTGGCGTCGATCGGCTACGCCGACGCCGAGGCGGGCGAGGCGGCCGACCTGTGTGTGGTGAACACCTGCACCGTCACGGCGGAGGGGGATTCCAAGAGCCGGCAGGTGATCCGCCGGATGGCCCGCGAGAACCCCGGGGCCAAGATCGTGGTGATGGGCTGCTACGCTACCCGGGCGCCGGACGAGGTAGCCAGGCTGCCGGGCGTTACTGAGGTAGTGACCGACAAGCGTGAGCTCCCCGACCTGCTCGGCCGGTTTGGCGTGACCGACACGCCCACGGGGATCAGCGGCTTTGGCGGGCGGCATCGGGCCTACATCAAGGTCCAAGACGGCTGCCTATTGCGCTGCAGCTTCTGCATCATCCCCCACGTCCGTCCCCAGCTCGCCAGTCGCCCGCTCGAAGAGATCGTGGCGGAGGCGGCCCGGCTTGTTGATCACGGCTATCGGGAGGTGGTGCTGACCGGCATCCACCTCGGCCACTACGGGGTCGAGCTCAACCGCTCGCGGCCCAAGGGCGAGTGGACCCGGCTCTCGCACCTAGTGCAGCGCTTGGCGGAGCTCCCGGGCGACTTCCGCGTGCGCCTGAGCAGCATCGAAGCGACCGAGGTCACACGCGAGCTGATCGACGTGATGGAGCGCTTCCCGGCCCGCGTGGCGCCCCACCTGCACATCTCGATGCAGAGCGGCAGCGACGGCGTTCTGAGGCGGATGCGGCGCCGGTGGGGCCCCCAGCGGTTTGTCGATCGATGCGGGCTGCTCGAGAGCCGGCTCGACCGCCCCGCGATCACCACGGACGTGATCGTTGGATTCCCGGGCGAGACCGAAGCAGAGTTTCAGGAAACGATCGACGTTTGTCGGGAAGTGGGGTTCTCAAAGATCCACGTTTTTCCGTTCAGCGCCCGTCGGGGCACCCCCGCGGCCGACATGCCGGGGCAGCTCTCCAAGCAAGAGAAGCAGGCGCGGGTGCACGCGCTGAGCGAGGTCGAGCGAGAGCTACGCGATGCGTATTTCGACAAGCTCCGCGGCATGCCGCTGAGGGTGCTGCTAGAGACGCAGGTCGAAGGGGGAGTGGTAGGGACTTCCTGTCGCTACGCGCCTGTAAGGTCGGAAGTCGACGCCTCGCGGATTGGAAAGTTTCTCGACGTGACGGCGGGGGGATCGCGGGACGGGATTGTTCAGTCAAGCTGTGACAGGCCGATCCCCCAGGCTATCTAG
- a CDS encoding ATP-dependent Clp protease adaptor ClpS, translating into MGGANCCHGFIATASPLPAGTELTMDDPASPIESAEGPDQGAGVVVAPKPKREKKQREVPRYHVILWDSDDHTYYYVETMLLELFGYDEHKSHQMAEEVDKQGRVIVLTTTLEHAELKRDQIHAYGPDKAMASSKGPMWASIEPAG; encoded by the coding sequence ATGGGCGGCGCGAACTGCTGCCATGGCTTCATCGCGACAGCGTCTCCCCTTCCCGCCGGCACCGAGCTGACCATGGATGACCCCGCCTCCCCTATCGAATCCGCTGAGGGGCCCGATCAAGGGGCCGGCGTCGTCGTCGCCCCGAAGCCGAAGCGGGAGAAGAAACAGCGGGAAGTGCCGCGTTATCACGTGATTTTGTGGGATAGCGACGACCACACGTACTACTATGTGGAAACGATGCTGCTGGAGCTTTTCGGCTACGACGAGCACAAAAGTCATCAGATGGCCGAGGAAGTCGACAAGCAGGGCCGGGTGATTGTGCTGACCACCACACTCGAGCACGCCGAGCTGAAACGGGACCAGATCCACGCCTACGGCCCCGATAAGGCGATGGCCAGCAGCAAGGGCCCGATGTGGGCCAGCATCGAGCCGGCCGGCTAA
- a CDS encoding dipeptidase, with amino-acid sequence MEQVDTRLEALRDAHRGTLCELLRIPSVSADDSFRPDVQRAADWMLKHFQEMGLEAQQFETPGCPIIYAQTPAKPGAPVALVYGHYDVQPPDPLDEWVTPPFEPTQRGGNLYARGATDDKGQMLTHVLSVAATLEAMGETPIQVKFLIEGEEEVGSPNLGPFIQQQRERLACDCVVVSDSSQFAPGVPAITYGLRGIAYYEVRLTGPKQDLHSGSFGGGVTNPANVLAKLLAALVDSDGRIQVPGFYDNLVELSDAERKEFASLPFDEAEMAEQLGVNGFFGEAGYSNLERRWARPTCDINGLWSGYQGQGAKTVLPARAGAKFSFRLVPNQDPAEITRGVQALFEPLLPPGVTMELIDFHGAPGVVFPPDSPYIQAASRAIQHAFGRRPVLIREGGSIPIVGELARALDADVLLLGWGLNDDNTHSPNEKFNLEDFHRGTKASARLWQEIATLSTA; translated from the coding sequence GTGGAACAAGTAGACACACGGCTCGAAGCCCTGCGCGACGCCCACCGTGGGACGTTGTGCGAGCTGCTCCGGATCCCCAGCGTCAGCGCAGACGATTCGTTCCGGCCCGACGTCCAGCGGGCCGCCGACTGGATGCTCAAGCATTTCCAAGAGATGGGGCTTGAGGCGCAGCAGTTCGAAACGCCCGGCTGCCCCATCATCTACGCCCAGACCCCCGCCAAGCCGGGCGCCCCGGTGGCCCTGGTCTACGGCCACTACGACGTCCAGCCCCCGGACCCGCTGGACGAATGGGTGACGCCCCCGTTCGAGCCAACCCAGCGCGGCGGCAACCTGTACGCCCGCGGCGCCACGGACGACAAGGGGCAGATGCTCACGCACGTGCTGAGCGTCGCGGCGACGCTCGAGGCGATGGGCGAGACGCCCATCCAGGTGAAGTTCCTGATCGAGGGGGAGGAAGAAGTCGGCAGCCCGAACCTGGGGCCGTTCATCCAACAGCAACGCGAGCGGCTGGCGTGCGACTGTGTGGTCGTCAGCGACAGCTCTCAGTTCGCCCCCGGCGTGCCGGCGATCACCTACGGCCTGCGCGGCATCGCCTATTACGAGGTCCGGCTCACCGGCCCCAAGCAGGACCTGCACTCGGGCTCTTTTGGCGGCGGGGTCACCAATCCGGCCAACGTGCTCGCCAAGCTGCTGGCGGCGCTGGTTGACTCCGACGGCCGGATCCAGGTCCCCGGGTTCTACGACAACCTCGTCGAGCTGAGCGACGCCGAACGCAAGGAGTTCGCCTCTCTGCCGTTCGACGAAGCAGAGATGGCCGAACAGCTCGGCGTCAACGGTTTCTTTGGCGAAGCGGGCTATTCCAACCTCGAACGCCGTTGGGCCCGGCCCACCTGCGACATCAACGGCCTCTGGTCGGGCTACCAGGGCCAAGGCGCCAAGACGGTGCTCCCCGCCCGGGCGGGCGCCAAGTTCAGTTTCCGCTTGGTGCCGAACCAAGACCCCGCCGAAATCACCCGGGGCGTCCAAGCGCTCTTCGAGCCGCTGCTCCCCCCCGGCGTGACGATGGAACTGATCGACTTCCACGGCGCCCCCGGCGTGGTGTTCCCCCCCGACAGCCCGTATATCCAGGCCGCGTCCCGCGCCATCCAGCACGCCTTCGGCCGCCGCCCGGTGCTGATCCGCGAAGGGGGGTCCATCCCCATCGTCGGCGAGCTGGCCCGCGCGCTCGATGCGGACGTGCTGCTGCTGGGCTGGGGCCTCAACGACGACAACACCCACAGCCCCAACGAAAAATTCAACCTCGAAGACTTCCACCGCGGCACGAAAGCCAGTGCGCGACTCTGGCAAGAGATCGCGACCCTATCGACCGCTTAG
- the serS gene encoding serine--tRNA ligase, producing the protein MLDKRFILDNIDLVQKNCDARGGKVDVSRFAELELQRRTLQQEVEELSRQANEVSKSIGKAKDDAERDARKEEGRSLREAKDAKQSQIDRIAAEADAIHRSIPNLTHPAAPVGGEEKFIELRRGEVQPPKMGFPVLDHVELAEQHALVDFEAGARIAGNGFYFLKNEAVLLELALQQYAIELLVGEGFTPTITPDLARGDILAGVGFIPRGPETQIYSVENFDLNLVATAEITLGGMYAGQTFDEEDLPLKLCGISHCYRTEAGAAGRASRGLYRVHQFTKVEMFAFTLPDQSEDMHNYFCDLECDLFNGLGIPFRVIDTATGDLGGPAFRKFDLEAWMPGRGEHGEYGEVTSTSNCTDYQSRRLDIRYRVKGEKGTHFVHTLNGTAVAISRALIAIIENCQQADGSILVPEVLRKWVGKDRIGSSDEDQEG; encoded by the coding sequence ATGCTCGACAAGCGATTCATCCTCGACAATATCGACCTGGTTCAGAAGAACTGCGACGCCCGCGGAGGCAAGGTAGACGTCTCTCGCTTTGCTGAGCTGGAGCTCCAGCGGCGTACTCTGCAGCAGGAGGTTGAAGAGCTCTCGCGCCAAGCGAACGAGGTCTCCAAATCGATCGGCAAAGCGAAAGACGACGCCGAGCGCGACGCCCGCAAGGAAGAGGGCCGCTCGCTGCGCGAGGCCAAGGACGCCAAGCAATCGCAGATCGACCGCATCGCCGCCGAGGCGGACGCCATCCACCGCAGCATCCCCAACCTCACCCACCCCGCTGCGCCGGTCGGGGGCGAGGAGAAGTTCATCGAGCTGCGTCGCGGCGAGGTGCAGCCCCCCAAGATGGGTTTCCCGGTGCTCGACCACGTTGAGCTCGCAGAGCAGCACGCGCTGGTCGACTTCGAGGCGGGCGCCCGCATCGCCGGGAACGGGTTCTACTTCCTCAAGAACGAAGCGGTTCTGCTGGAGCTGGCCCTGCAGCAGTACGCCATCGAGCTGCTGGTGGGCGAGGGCTTCACCCCCACCATCACCCCCGACCTGGCGCGGGGCGACATCCTGGCCGGCGTCGGGTTCATCCCCCGCGGCCCCGAGACTCAGATCTACAGCGTTGAGAACTTCGACCTCAACCTGGTGGCCACCGCCGAGATCACCCTGGGGGGCATGTACGCCGGGCAGACCTTCGACGAAGAAGACCTGCCGCTCAAGCTGTGCGGCATCAGCCACTGCTACCGCACCGAGGCGGGCGCCGCGGGCCGCGCGTCGCGTGGGCTCTACCGGGTTCATCAGTTCACCAAGGTAGAGATGTTCGCGTTCACGCTCCCCGACCAGAGCGAGGACATGCACAACTACTTCTGCGACCTGGAGTGCGACCTGTTCAACGGGCTGGGGATCCCTTTCCGCGTGATCGACACCGCGACCGGCGACCTCGGCGGGCCCGCGTTCCGCAAGTTCGATCTCGAGGCCTGGATGCCCGGCCGCGGCGAGCACGGCGAGTACGGCGAAGTAACCAGCACCAGCAACTGCACCGACTACCAGTCCCGCCGGCTCGACATCCGCTACCGCGTGAAGGGGGAGAAAGGGACCCACTTCGTCCACACCCTCAACGGCACCGCGGTGGCCATCAGCCGGGCGCTGATCGCCATCATCGAGAACTGCCAACAAGCCGACGGCTCGATCCTGGTCCCCGAGGTCCTGCGGAAGTGGGTCGGCAAAGACCGCATCGGGTCCAGCGACGAGGACCAGGAAGGCTAA